The Euphorbia lathyris chromosome 2, ddEupLath1.1, whole genome shotgun sequence genome includes a window with the following:
- the LOC136219150 gene encoding protein ENHANCED DOWNY MILDEW 2 isoform X1 translates to MASSDDEAETVPQSVSNYHFVDDDDAPTSFSDLPLYGSESKNDDSKKKEQIFVHGSVDNGLQTIHKEVIAWKFDLSNAKPEISVLTKETNWIKLHKPRKSFEEIIRTVLITVQCLHFARRNPNAFDKSVWDHLSKVFSLYVVKPSQNDLVDHMDLISEALKQDKSLEKSKFLLTFLNKKPRKRKLSNEDVKSGTMSGFIVNDVDDDMLEDSEDADQEEDIFDSVCAFCDNGGTLLCCDGSCMRSFHPTVEDGVDSQCVSLGFSRREYDAINNFYCKNCEYKQHQCFACGELGSSDKSSGAEVFQCASATCGHFYHPHCIAKLLYQDNKVAAKELEKNIAAGHGFFTCPMHKCCVCRQGEDKQIKELQFAVCRRCPTSYHRKCLPKGIAIQKKEEEEEAEEEEDDDEDDDDVEIRAWEGLLPGRLLLYCFKHEIDDELSTPIRDIRFPGVVKKKEEHIPELPGSSGKVLSNKKKLISKDSFSERTSMKEEWEPPAKKVANLKRSENISSGLKPSKQVKENDASRKSMKGSITSDATEVKKFGKDNVRKTSLGDRLFALVSESSEVKLGKHEMLTSEPDNTMTLKASTKKLSIELPSLDADTERRMLALMKEVESSITLEDVIRKRKAPSTHTSSLKQTVEKTITAGRVEGAVQAIRTALEKLEAGCSPEDAKAICEPEVLNQIFKWKNKLSVYLAPFLRGKRYTSFGRHFTKIEKLEKIVDMLHWYIKDEDMIVDFCCGANDFSCLMKKKLEETGKKCSYKNYDLIQPKIDFNFEKRDWMTVNPDELPKRGSQLIMGLNPPFGVKAALANKFINQALKFKPKLLILIVPPETERLDKKNPPYDLIWEDNQCLSGKSFYLPGSVDENDKQMDQWNLTTPPLYLWSRRDWSARHMAIAQKHGHLPVQQEGSNLKNCLYDSNASELTDHLHMQNKEPSHKESVAEGHRECSPRGDVVKENHDSHVPERKQSKETSGKRKHDEYKLGGRINEKLSDGKKSPRSDSYRSSAKVFDGRSSKEGTRSKSPEMQKHAKAVENRLLDSEHRKSSSHMSPRSDSYKGMPHGASSKSPEMLLDADAVENELRNPEHRKSSSDMSLGSDLSKGVPHPSSSKGVDGRSSWESTATKSAVANRFRNSDRRKSNSRKSRRRNSYKGMPHRFSPEVDQGKSSWESKSSEMLSYAEAVEDRLPNLEHRKSSSRMPSGRAYGDSIHDDASRNYSMNYYENSRDFHGSSRSDMDYHSSGAMREDTESVGRRSYPTELERDLDALSQVPRYGQDPDYSAERNYIGVGHEPAYGQMGTLPSIPSRHLGSVSESYRMNIPAMQPATESYRMNMSATQKYAPRLDELNSTRMNNMGPDPSMLNTSSMYNPLQPQAVYHHVDSMGFAPGPCRPYSHQNSSGWIDE, encoded by the exons ATGGCATCATCAGATGACGAGGCTGAGACTGTCCCGCAATCTGTATCAAACTACCATTttgttgatgatgatgatgcacCAACTTCCTTTTCAGATTTGCCACTTTATGGTAGTGAAAGTAAGAACGACGATAGTAAGAAAAAGGAACAGATATTTGTGCATGGGTCTGTTGACAATGGACTTCAGACAATACACAAGGAAGTTATAGCATGGAAGTTTGATTTATCCAATGCAAAGCCTGAAATATCGGTGCTCACCAAGGAGACAAATTGGATCAAATTGCATAAACCAAGGAAGAgttttgaggaaataattaggACAGTCTTGATTACAGTTCAATGTCTTCATTTTGCAAGAAGAAATCCAAATGCATTTGATAAATCTGTTTGGGATCACTTATCTAAAGTTTTCAG CTTGTATGTGGTTAAACCTTCTCAGAATGACTTGGTGGACCACATGGATTTAATATCTGAAGCTCTTAAACAGGATAAGTCCTTAGAAAAGTCCAAG TTTCTACTCACATTTCTCAATAAAAAGCCAAGGAAGAGAAAACTTTCTAACGAG GATGTTAAATCTGGGACTATGTCTGGATTTATAGTTAACGACGTGGATGATGACATGCTTGAAGATAGTGAGGATGCTGATCAGGAAGAGGATATTTTTGATTCCGTTTGTGCATTTTGTGACAATGGTGGCACTCTTCTATG TTGCGACGGAAGTTGCATGAGGTCATTTCATCCAACAGTAGAGGATGGTGTGGACTCTCAATGTGTATCTCTTGGTTTTTCAAGGAGGGAATATGAT GcgataaataatttttattgcAAGAACTGTGAATATAAACAGCATCAGTGCTTTGCTTGTGGAGAGTTAGGCTCCTCTGATAAATCATCTGGTGCTGAG GTATTTCAATGTGCTAGTGCCACCTGTGGTCATTTTTATCACCCACATTGCATTGCAAAGTTACTCTACCAAGACAATAAAGTTGCTGCTAAGGAGCTTGAGAAAAACATTGCTGCAGGTCATGGTTTTTTTACTTGTCCTATGCATAAGTGCTGTGTTTGCAGACAAGGAGAGGATAAGCAGATAAAGGAACTACAGTTTGCTGTGTGCAGGCGATGTCCTACATCATACCATCGAAAATGCTTGCCAAA GGGTATTGCTAttcaaaagaaagaagaagaagaagaagctgaagaagaagaagatgatgatgaagatgacGATGATGTTGAAATAAGGGCGTGGGAGGGTCTATTGCCTGGCCGTTTACTATTATATTGCTT TAAGCATGAGATCGACGATGAGCTTTCAACTCCAATCAGGGATATTAGGTTCCCTGGTGTagtaaagaagaaagaagaacaTATACCAGAATTGCCTGGAAGCTCAGGAAAAgttttatcaaataaaaaaaagcttATCTCAAAAGACTCTTTTTCAGAAAGAACTAGTATGAAAGAAGAATGGGAACCACCAGCGAAAAAGGTTGCAAACTTGAAAAGAAGTGAAAATATATCATCTGGATTAAAACCATCGAAGCAAGTGAAAGAAAATGACGCATCCAGAAAATCCATGAAAGGAAGTATTACATCTGATGCAACAGAGGTGAAGAAGTTTGGGAAAGATAATGTGAGAAAAACTTCTCTGGGTGATAGGTTATTTGCCTTGGTGAGTGAAAGTTCTGAAGTTAAGCTTGGGAAACATGAAATGCTGACTAGTGAACCTGATAATACCATGACACTTAAGGCTTCTACAAAGAAGTTGAGCATTGAATTACCTTCTTTAGATGCTGACACAGAAAGAAG AATGTTGGCTTTAATGAAGGAGGTTGAATCTTCAATAACTTTGGAAGATGTTATCAGAAAGCGTAAAGCACCATCTACTCATACTTCCTCATTAAAACAAACAGTTGAGAAGACAATTACAGCAGGAAGAGTGGAGGGTGCTGTTCAG GCTATTAGGACAGCTTTAGAGAAACTAGAGGCTGGATGTAGCCCAGAAGATGCAAAAGCTATTTGTGAACCAGAGGTTTTAAATCAGATTTTTAAGTGGAAG AACAAACTTTCAGTTTATCTTGCACCATTTCTTCGTGGGAAGCGTTATACCTCCTTTGGCCGCCATtttacaaaaatagaaaaacttgAAAAG ATTGTTGATATGTTACATTGGTACATAAAAGATGAGGATATG ATTGTCGACTTCTGTTGTGGTGCCAATGATTTTAGTTGCCTGATGAAAAAGAAGCTTGAAGAAACAGGGAAGAAATGCTCATACAAAAATTATGATCTTATTCAACCAAAG ATTGACTTTAATTTCGAGAAGAGAGATTGGATGACTGTTAATCCAGATGAGCTGCCAAAAAGGGGTTCTCAGTTG ATCATGGGACTAAATCCTCCCTTTGGTGTTAAAGCAGCTTTGGCCAACAAGTTCATTAATCAAGCTCTTAAATTTAAGCCGAAACTCCTTATTCTGATTGTTCCTCCAGAAACAGAAAG GTTAGATAAAAAGAATCCTCCCTATGACCTTATTTGGGAGGATAATCAGTGTTTATCAGGGAAG TCATTTTATCTGCCTGGATCTGTTGATGAGAATGACAAACAAATGGATCAGTGGAATTTGACTACTCCGCCTCTCTATCTTTGGAGTCGTCGTGACTGGAGTGCAAGACACATGGCCATTGCTCAAAAGCATGGTCATTTACCAGTGCAGCAGGAGGgatcaaatttgaaaaattgtTTATATGATAGTAATGCTTCAGAATTGACAGATCATCTTCACATGCAGAATAAAGAACCAAGTCACAAGGAAAGTGTGGCTGAAGGTCATAGAGAATGCTCCCCTCGTGGTGATGTTGTCAAAGAAAACCATGATAGTCATGTTCCCGAGAGAAAGCAGTCTAAGGAGACTTCAGGGAAGAGAAAGCATGATGAATATAAGCTTGGCGGAAGAATAAATGAAAAATTGTCAGATGGTAAGAAGTCTCCTCGTAGCGATTCATATCGTTCCTCAGCTAAAGTGTTTGATGGTAGATCCTCAAAGGAAGGCACAAGATCCAAGTCTCCTGAAATGCAAAAGCATGCTAAGGCTGTTGAAAATAGACTGCTTGATTCGGAGCATAGGAAATCTAGTTCGCATATGTCTCCTAGAAGCGATTCATACAAGGGAATGCCTCATGGTGCCTCATCGAAGTCTCCTGAAATGCTTTTGGATGCTGATGCTGTTGAGAATGAATTGCGCAATCCAGAGCATAGAAAGTCTAGTTCAGATATGTCTCTTGGAAGTGATTTAAGCAAGGGAGTGCCTCATCCTTCCTCATCCAAAGGGGTCGATGGTAGATCCTCATGGGAAAGTACTGCAACCAAGTCGGCTGTTGCAAATAGATTTCGCAATTCGGACCGTAGAAAGTCTAATTCACGTAAGTCTCGTAGAAGGAATTCATACAAGGGAATGCCTCATCGTTTCTCACCTGAAGTGGACCAAGGTAAATCCTCATGGGAATCGAAGTCTTCTGAAATGCTTTCGTATGCTGAGGCTGTTGAAGATAGATTGCCGAATTTGGAGCATAGAAAATCTAGTTCACGTATGCCGTCTGGAAGAGCTTATGGTGACAGTATTCATGATGATGCGAGTAGGAACTACAGCATGAACTACTATGAGAATTCACGGGATTTCCATGGATCTTCTCGTTCCGACATGGACTATCATTCTAGTGGAGCCATGAGAGAGGATACAGAGAGTGTTGGCCGTAGATCCTACCCTACAGAATTGGAAAGGGATTTGGATGCACTGTCACAAGTGCCACGTTATGGCCAAGATCCTGATTACTCTGCTGAAAGAAATTATATAGGTGTTGGACATGAGCCAGCATATGGCCAGATGGGAACACTTCCATCAATCCCTTCCAGGCATTTGGGTTCGGTTTCCGAGTCCTACAGGATGAACATACCTGCTATGCAACCGGCTACAGAGTCGTATAGGATGAACATGTCTGCAACGCAAAAGTATGCACCGCGATTGGATGAATTAAATAGTACAAGGATGAATAACATGGGTCCTGATCCATCCATGTTGAATACAAGTAGTATGTACAACCCTCTACAACCTCAAGCTGTGTATCATCATGTTGATTCAATGGGCTTTGCTCCAGGGCCTTGTCGCCCCTACTCGCACCAGAACTCGTCAGGCTGGATCGACGAGTAA
- the LOC136219150 gene encoding protein ENHANCED DOWNY MILDEW 2 isoform X2: MESAVIGIRISYSCDGSCMRSFHPTVEDGVDSQCVSLGFSRREYDAINNFYCKNCEYKQHQCFACGELGSSDKSSGAEVFQCASATCGHFYHPHCIAKLLYQDNKVAAKELEKNIAAGHGFFTCPMHKCCVCRQGEDKQIKELQFAVCRRCPTSYHRKCLPKGIAIQKKEEEEEAEEEEDDDEDDDDVEIRAWEGLLPGRLLLYCFKHEIDDELSTPIRDIRFPGVVKKKEEHIPELPGSSGKVLSNKKKLISKDSFSERTSMKEEWEPPAKKVANLKRSENISSGLKPSKQVKENDASRKSMKGSITSDATEVKKFGKDNVRKTSLGDRLFALVSESSEVKLGKHEMLTSEPDNTMTLKASTKKLSIELPSLDADTERRMLALMKEVESSITLEDVIRKRKAPSTHTSSLKQTVEKTITAGRVEGAVQAIRTALEKLEAGCSPEDAKAICEPEVLNQIFKWKNKLSVYLAPFLRGKRYTSFGRHFTKIEKLEKIVDMLHWYIKDEDMIVDFCCGANDFSCLMKKKLEETGKKCSYKNYDLIQPKIDFNFEKRDWMTVNPDELPKRGSQLIMGLNPPFGVKAALANKFINQALKFKPKLLILIVPPETERLDKKNPPYDLIWEDNQCLSGKSFYLPGSVDENDKQMDQWNLTTPPLYLWSRRDWSARHMAIAQKHGHLPVQQEGSNLKNCLYDSNASELTDHLHMQNKEPSHKESVAEGHRECSPRGDVVKENHDSHVPERKQSKETSGKRKHDEYKLGGRINEKLSDGKKSPRSDSYRSSAKVFDGRSSKEGTRSKSPEMQKHAKAVENRLLDSEHRKSSSHMSPRSDSYKGMPHGASSKSPEMLLDADAVENELRNPEHRKSSSDMSLGSDLSKGVPHPSSSKGVDGRSSWESTATKSAVANRFRNSDRRKSNSRKSRRRNSYKGMPHRFSPEVDQGKSSWESKSSEMLSYAEAVEDRLPNLEHRKSSSRMPSGRAYGDSIHDDASRNYSMNYYENSRDFHGSSRSDMDYHSSGAMREDTESVGRRSYPTELERDLDALSQVPRYGQDPDYSAERNYIGVGHEPAYGQMGTLPSIPSRHLGSVSESYRMNIPAMQPATESYRMNMSATQKYAPRLDELNSTRMNNMGPDPSMLNTSSMYNPLQPQAVYHHVDSMGFAPGPCRPYSHQNSSGWIDE; the protein is encoded by the exons ATGGAATCAGCTGTAATTGGGATTAGAATCAGTTATAG TTGCGACGGAAGTTGCATGAGGTCATTTCATCCAACAGTAGAGGATGGTGTGGACTCTCAATGTGTATCTCTTGGTTTTTCAAGGAGGGAATATGAT GcgataaataatttttattgcAAGAACTGTGAATATAAACAGCATCAGTGCTTTGCTTGTGGAGAGTTAGGCTCCTCTGATAAATCATCTGGTGCTGAG GTATTTCAATGTGCTAGTGCCACCTGTGGTCATTTTTATCACCCACATTGCATTGCAAAGTTACTCTACCAAGACAATAAAGTTGCTGCTAAGGAGCTTGAGAAAAACATTGCTGCAGGTCATGGTTTTTTTACTTGTCCTATGCATAAGTGCTGTGTTTGCAGACAAGGAGAGGATAAGCAGATAAAGGAACTACAGTTTGCTGTGTGCAGGCGATGTCCTACATCATACCATCGAAAATGCTTGCCAAA GGGTATTGCTAttcaaaagaaagaagaagaagaagaagctgaagaagaagaagatgatgatgaagatgacGATGATGTTGAAATAAGGGCGTGGGAGGGTCTATTGCCTGGCCGTTTACTATTATATTGCTT TAAGCATGAGATCGACGATGAGCTTTCAACTCCAATCAGGGATATTAGGTTCCCTGGTGTagtaaagaagaaagaagaacaTATACCAGAATTGCCTGGAAGCTCAGGAAAAgttttatcaaataaaaaaaagcttATCTCAAAAGACTCTTTTTCAGAAAGAACTAGTATGAAAGAAGAATGGGAACCACCAGCGAAAAAGGTTGCAAACTTGAAAAGAAGTGAAAATATATCATCTGGATTAAAACCATCGAAGCAAGTGAAAGAAAATGACGCATCCAGAAAATCCATGAAAGGAAGTATTACATCTGATGCAACAGAGGTGAAGAAGTTTGGGAAAGATAATGTGAGAAAAACTTCTCTGGGTGATAGGTTATTTGCCTTGGTGAGTGAAAGTTCTGAAGTTAAGCTTGGGAAACATGAAATGCTGACTAGTGAACCTGATAATACCATGACACTTAAGGCTTCTACAAAGAAGTTGAGCATTGAATTACCTTCTTTAGATGCTGACACAGAAAGAAG AATGTTGGCTTTAATGAAGGAGGTTGAATCTTCAATAACTTTGGAAGATGTTATCAGAAAGCGTAAAGCACCATCTACTCATACTTCCTCATTAAAACAAACAGTTGAGAAGACAATTACAGCAGGAAGAGTGGAGGGTGCTGTTCAG GCTATTAGGACAGCTTTAGAGAAACTAGAGGCTGGATGTAGCCCAGAAGATGCAAAAGCTATTTGTGAACCAGAGGTTTTAAATCAGATTTTTAAGTGGAAG AACAAACTTTCAGTTTATCTTGCACCATTTCTTCGTGGGAAGCGTTATACCTCCTTTGGCCGCCATtttacaaaaatagaaaaacttgAAAAG ATTGTTGATATGTTACATTGGTACATAAAAGATGAGGATATG ATTGTCGACTTCTGTTGTGGTGCCAATGATTTTAGTTGCCTGATGAAAAAGAAGCTTGAAGAAACAGGGAAGAAATGCTCATACAAAAATTATGATCTTATTCAACCAAAG ATTGACTTTAATTTCGAGAAGAGAGATTGGATGACTGTTAATCCAGATGAGCTGCCAAAAAGGGGTTCTCAGTTG ATCATGGGACTAAATCCTCCCTTTGGTGTTAAAGCAGCTTTGGCCAACAAGTTCATTAATCAAGCTCTTAAATTTAAGCCGAAACTCCTTATTCTGATTGTTCCTCCAGAAACAGAAAG GTTAGATAAAAAGAATCCTCCCTATGACCTTATTTGGGAGGATAATCAGTGTTTATCAGGGAAG TCATTTTATCTGCCTGGATCTGTTGATGAGAATGACAAACAAATGGATCAGTGGAATTTGACTACTCCGCCTCTCTATCTTTGGAGTCGTCGTGACTGGAGTGCAAGACACATGGCCATTGCTCAAAAGCATGGTCATTTACCAGTGCAGCAGGAGGgatcaaatttgaaaaattgtTTATATGATAGTAATGCTTCAGAATTGACAGATCATCTTCACATGCAGAATAAAGAACCAAGTCACAAGGAAAGTGTGGCTGAAGGTCATAGAGAATGCTCCCCTCGTGGTGATGTTGTCAAAGAAAACCATGATAGTCATGTTCCCGAGAGAAAGCAGTCTAAGGAGACTTCAGGGAAGAGAAAGCATGATGAATATAAGCTTGGCGGAAGAATAAATGAAAAATTGTCAGATGGTAAGAAGTCTCCTCGTAGCGATTCATATCGTTCCTCAGCTAAAGTGTTTGATGGTAGATCCTCAAAGGAAGGCACAAGATCCAAGTCTCCTGAAATGCAAAAGCATGCTAAGGCTGTTGAAAATAGACTGCTTGATTCGGAGCATAGGAAATCTAGTTCGCATATGTCTCCTAGAAGCGATTCATACAAGGGAATGCCTCATGGTGCCTCATCGAAGTCTCCTGAAATGCTTTTGGATGCTGATGCTGTTGAGAATGAATTGCGCAATCCAGAGCATAGAAAGTCTAGTTCAGATATGTCTCTTGGAAGTGATTTAAGCAAGGGAGTGCCTCATCCTTCCTCATCCAAAGGGGTCGATGGTAGATCCTCATGGGAAAGTACTGCAACCAAGTCGGCTGTTGCAAATAGATTTCGCAATTCGGACCGTAGAAAGTCTAATTCACGTAAGTCTCGTAGAAGGAATTCATACAAGGGAATGCCTCATCGTTTCTCACCTGAAGTGGACCAAGGTAAATCCTCATGGGAATCGAAGTCTTCTGAAATGCTTTCGTATGCTGAGGCTGTTGAAGATAGATTGCCGAATTTGGAGCATAGAAAATCTAGTTCACGTATGCCGTCTGGAAGAGCTTATGGTGACAGTATTCATGATGATGCGAGTAGGAACTACAGCATGAACTACTATGAGAATTCACGGGATTTCCATGGATCTTCTCGTTCCGACATGGACTATCATTCTAGTGGAGCCATGAGAGAGGATACAGAGAGTGTTGGCCGTAGATCCTACCCTACAGAATTGGAAAGGGATTTGGATGCACTGTCACAAGTGCCACGTTATGGCCAAGATCCTGATTACTCTGCTGAAAGAAATTATATAGGTGTTGGACATGAGCCAGCATATGGCCAGATGGGAACACTTCCATCAATCCCTTCCAGGCATTTGGGTTCGGTTTCCGAGTCCTACAGGATGAACATACCTGCTATGCAACCGGCTACAGAGTCGTATAGGATGAACATGTCTGCAACGCAAAAGTATGCACCGCGATTGGATGAATTAAATAGTACAAGGATGAATAACATGGGTCCTGATCCATCCATGTTGAATACAAGTAGTATGTACAACCCTCTACAACCTCAAGCTGTGTATCATCATGTTGATTCAATGGGCTTTGCTCCAGGGCCTTGTCGCCCCTACTCGCACCAGAACTCGTCAGGCTGGATCGACGAGTAA